From Streptomyces sp. CMB-StM0423, a single genomic window includes:
- a CDS encoding Gfo/Idh/MocA family protein: MTGDDTTRPLRIGLIGLGVISRFYAAALEEVPGVELAAVCDLRDEALAPYRDRVPCFTSHADLLAAGGLDAAVVNVPNDAHAAVCGDLIAAGLPVCVEKPLATRLSDGRALVRAARDRDVVLFTAFHRRYNGNALALLEAIPPGVGIEWMVVRYLEKIEEHAGADAWYLDADRCGGGCVADNGPNAFDTVRQFLGPVELESAEVVRDEAGTDRQAKVSLAASSGARGRVELDWSYEGERKDVTVRLTDGTLHSADMLDGYPEFKQSLWHEYRGIVTDFAQAVRAGEDRAEGGLAALELVAEIYRRESTAGEPTTTGAAR, encoded by the coding sequence ATGACCGGTGACGACACCACCCGCCCGCTGCGCATCGGGCTGATCGGCCTGGGCGTCATCTCCCGCTTCTACGCCGCCGCGCTGGAGGAGGTGCCGGGGGTCGAACTCGCCGCGGTGTGCGACCTCCGCGACGAGGCACTGGCCCCGTACCGCGACCGCGTCCCCTGCTTCACGAGCCACGCGGACCTGCTCGCGGCCGGCGGCCTGGACGCGGCCGTCGTCAACGTGCCCAACGACGCGCACGCGGCGGTGTGCGGCGACCTGATCGCCGCCGGGCTGCCGGTGTGCGTGGAGAAGCCGCTGGCCACCAGGCTGTCGGACGGCCGCGCGCTGGTGCGCGCGGCCCGCGACCGCGACGTCGTGCTGTTCACCGCCTTCCACCGGCGCTACAACGGCAACGCGCTCGCGCTGCTGGAGGCCATCCCGCCGGGGGTCGGCATCGAGTGGATGGTCGTGCGCTACCTGGAGAAGATCGAGGAGCACGCCGGCGCCGACGCCTGGTACCTGGACGCCGACCGCTGCGGCGGCGGCTGTGTGGCGGACAACGGGCCCAACGCCTTCGACACCGTGCGCCAGTTCCTCGGCCCGGTCGAGCTGGAGTCGGCCGAGGTGGTACGCGACGAGGCCGGTACCGACCGGCAGGCGAAGGTGTCGCTGGCCGCCTCCTCCGGCGCCCGCGGCCGGGTGGAGCTGGACTGGTCGTACGAGGGCGAGCGCAAGGACGTCACGGTCCGGCTCACCGACGGCACGCTGCACAGCGCCGACATGCTCGACGGCTACCCGGAGTTCAAGCAGTCGCTGTGGCACGAGTACCGCGGCATCGTGACCGACTTCGCCCAGGCCGTACGCGCCGGGGAGGACCGCGCCGAGGGCGGGCTCGCGGCGCTGGAACTGGTGGCGGAGATCTACCGCAGGGAGAGCACGGCCGGCGAGCCGACGACGACGGGAGCAGCGCGGTGA
- a CDS encoding DUF6917 domain-containing protein, translated as MNPQEDGDKLTVSGRLVKILIHRREDRGMSVDEWGSRCVRSGEVHELVTTDQHDTTTGARVDRVGFLGFVEISEAGVVDRGDPVVIDGKRVGSVLGFDSCHFPNHYNILIAVDATVTGRELGLTPDMKVLIGPQP; from the coding sequence GTGAACCCGCAGGAGGACGGCGACAAGCTGACGGTCTCCGGCCGGCTGGTGAAGATCCTCATCCACCGCCGCGAGGACCGCGGGATGTCCGTGGACGAGTGGGGCAGCCGCTGCGTCCGCAGCGGCGAGGTGCACGAACTCGTCACCACGGACCAGCACGACACCACGACGGGCGCGCGGGTCGACCGGGTCGGGTTCCTCGGCTTCGTGGAGATCTCCGAGGCCGGCGTCGTCGACCGCGGCGACCCGGTGGTGATCGACGGCAAGCGGGTCGGCTCCGTACTCGGCTTCGACTCCTGCCACTTCCCGAACCACTACAACATCCTCATCGCGGTCGACGCGACCGTCACCGGCCGGGAACTCGGCCTGACGCCGGACATGAAGGTGCTCATCGGCCCGCAGCCGTGA
- a CDS encoding AfsR/SARP family transcriptional regulator — translation MHEQGCSYTPTAPKQRQLLSLLLLNANQVVSTRTCIEELWENTPPNTALSTVQSYILQLRRILRRVPRVGSLEAARRILETRDGGYLLTVRGDELDTNTFATLVASGRSKLYADDVAAAELLGRALALWQGSVLADVQVGPVVRAYAVGLEEDRMSVQEQRIDADLRLGRHREVLGELSSLTTKLPTRESLHARLILAMYRSGRRSQALEVVHRLRTTLREELGLEPSPMIRNLQQAVLTCDPELDDLMRGPDLTKTVPVSQLDLVPPGRVEQHALASAAFGRGA, via the coding sequence ATGCACGAACAGGGGTGTTCCTATACTCCGACGGCGCCCAAACAACGACAGCTTCTCTCGTTGCTCCTGCTCAACGCCAACCAGGTTGTTTCCACGCGTACATGCATAGAGGAACTCTGGGAGAACACTCCGCCCAACACCGCGCTCTCGACGGTCCAGTCCTACATCCTGCAGTTGCGGCGCATCCTGCGCCGGGTGCCGCGGGTGGGCAGTCTGGAGGCGGCCCGGCGGATACTGGAGACACGCGACGGCGGCTATCTGCTCACGGTGCGCGGGGACGAGCTGGACACGAACACGTTCGCCACGCTCGTCGCCAGCGGCCGGTCCAAGCTGTACGCCGACGACGTCGCGGCGGCCGAACTGCTGGGCCGGGCACTGGCGTTATGGCAGGGTTCGGTGCTGGCGGACGTCCAGGTCGGGCCGGTGGTCAGGGCGTACGCGGTCGGTCTCGAAGAGGACCGCATGAGCGTCCAGGAACAGCGCATCGACGCCGACCTGCGGCTCGGCCGGCACCGCGAGGTGCTCGGCGAGCTGAGTTCGCTCACCACCAAGCTGCCCACCCGGGAGAGCCTGCACGCCCGGCTCATCCTGGCGATGTACCGGTCAGGACGGCGCAGCCAGGCCCTGGAGGTCGTCCACCGGCTGCGTACGACGCTCCGCGAGGAACTGGGCCTGGAGCCCTCACCGATGATCCGGAATCTGCAACAGGCGGTGCTGACCTGCGATCCTGAATTGGACGATCTCATGCGCGGTCCCGATCTGACGAAAACCGTCCCCGTAAGCCAATTAGACCTCGTGCCGCCCGGCCGGGTGGAGCAACACGCGCTGGCGTCCGCCGCTTTCGGCAGGGGCGCATAA